In Bos taurus isolate L1 Dominette 01449 registration number 42190680 breed Hereford chromosome 11, ARS-UCD2.0, whole genome shotgun sequence, one DNA window encodes the following:
- the AFTPH gene encoding aftiphilin isoform X3, with the protein MEPDIIRMYSSSPPPLDNGAEDDDDDEFGEFGGFSEVSPSGVGFVDFDTPDYTRPKEEFVPSNHFMPIHDFSENVDSLTSFKSIKNSNDKDITAELSSPVKGQSDVLLSTTSKEIISSKTLDTSIDGIESPRDKEVEQRQNVGTPESFSPGDFRTDLNVVHQNKQLESCNGEKPPCLEILTNGFAVLETVNPQGTDDLDAAADSKGRKPLSTYSTEYNLDYAPSPAEEFADFATFSRKERIQLEEIECAVLNDEALTIQENKINRVNELNSIKEVSLDRSCDDKGDTARKDQVCVSKISVASDRGFSRGKQGLPTLQQDEFFNSSVQSEAWSLADPAENSEASRREQCKIEENLDIFTSKCSNLCMVSTKTLDADDEVGSSKEEIRGFTDSQSLSFDPTEENVLDDSVSVKNGDSSNDFVTCNDTIEDDFGDFGTASGTTPPFVTAGTQDSMSDVTFEESSEHFPHLSEPGDDFGEFGESNTVSCQEEIIFTESDLKQTSDSLSEGCSLARKPTGTGTEPISKLEIGQEGEFGDFDSVPNIQDDCSAFQDSDDFADFSSAGPSQVVDWNAFEDEQKDSCSWAAFGDQQATESHHRKEAWQSHRTDGKIDTPGTPKVHSVSLAASKGAVAGGHLHETTTSVQTALLNRLERIFEACFPSIFVPDTEEEVTSLKHLLETSTLPIKTREALAESGELLDVWTELQDVHDAHGLRYQWGGSHSNKKLLCSLGIDTRNILFTGNKKQPVIVPMYAAGLGMLEPTKEPLKPLSAAEKIASIGQTTTMSPEMNTCTSDQFQVWIQSCMN; encoded by the exons ATGGAGCCAGACATCATTCGAATGTACTCTTCGTCCCCACCACCACTAGACAACGGAGCTGAGGATGATGATGACGATGAATTTGGGGAATTTGGTGGGTTTTCTGAAGTTAGCCCTTCTGGTGTAGGGTTTGTTGATTTTGATACACCAGATTACACTCGTCCCAAGGAAGAGTTTGTACCTTCAAACCATTTTATGCCAATTCATGATTTCTCAGAAAATGTAGATAGCCTTACAAGCTTTAAGTCCATTAAAAATAGTAACGATAAAGACATCACTGCTGAACTTTCTTCTCCTGTGAAAGGACAGTCTGATGTTTTACTTTCTACCACCAGCAAAGAAATAATTTCATCTAAAACTTTAGATACTTCCATTGATGGCATAGAAAGTCCACGAGATAAAGAAGTAGAGCAGAGACAGAATGTTGGAACACCTGAAAGTTTCTCTCCAGGAGATTTTAGAACTGACCTGAATGTTGTTCATCAGAACAAGCAGTTAGAGAGCTGCAATGGTGAAAAGCCGCCTTGTCTGGAGATTCTAACAAATGGGTTTGCAGTGTTGGAAACTGTAAATCCTCAGGGAACAGATGATCTGGACGCTGCAGCTGATTCAAAAGGACGAAAGCCTCTTAGCACTTACAGTACTGAGTATAATTTAGACTATGCACCTAGTCCTGCTGAGGAATTTGCAGATTTTGCcacattttccagaaaagaaaggaTACAACTAGAAGAAATAGAATGTGCAGTTTTAAATGATGAGGCACTAACCattcaggaaaacaaaattaatagaGTCAATGAACTGAATTCTATAAAAGAAGTGTCTTTGGATAGAAGCTGTGATGATAAAGGAGACACTGCTAGAAAGGATCAGGTTTGTGTTTCAAAAATAAGCGTAGCGAGTGACAGGGGTTTCAGCAGGGGAAAGCAAGGCCTTCCCACATTGCAACAAGATGAATTTTTCAATTCAAGTGTTCAGTCAGAGGCTTGGAGTTTGGCAGACCCAGCTGAAAATTCAGAAGCCAGTAGGAGAGAACAATGTAAAATTGAGGAAAATCTTGATATATTCACTTCTAAATGTTCTAATCTGTGCATGGTTTCTACTAAAACTTTGGATGCAGATGATGAAGTTGGttcttccaaagaagaaattagaGGGTTTACTGACTCCCAGAGCCTCAGCTTTGATCCtacagaagaaaatgttttagaTGATTCTGTGAGTGTAAAAAATGGTGATAGTAGTAATGACTTTGTGACTTGCAACGATACCATTGAGGATGATTTTGGTGACTTTGGCACAGCCAGTGGCACAACTCCACCTTTTGTTACTGCTGGTACACAAGACTCAATGAGTGATGTCACTTTTGAAGAGTCCTCAGAGCACTTTCCACATTTGAGTGAACCAGGTGATGACTTTGGAGAATTCGGGGAATCAAATACTGTCTCTTGCCAAGAGGAAATTATATTTACTGAGTCAGACCTAAAACAGACTTCTGATAGTTTATCAGAGGGATGCAGTTTGGCAAGAAAACCTACTGGGACAGGCACTGAACCTATTTCAAAACTGGAAATTGGGCAAGAAGGTGAGTTTGGAGACTTTGATTCTGTGCCAAATATTCAAGATGACTGCAGTGCTTTTCAAGACTCAGATGATTTTGCGGACTTCAGTTCAGCTGGTCCTAGCCAGGTTGTAGATTGGAATGCTTTTGAGGATGAACAGAAAGATAGCTGTTCCTGGGCTGCTTTTGGAGACCAGCAAGCCACTGAATCTCATCATCGAAAGGAAGCCTGGCAGTCACATAGGACAGATGGAAAGATTGATACTCCGGGAACCCCCAAAGTGCACAGTGTCTCCTTAGCAGCTTCCAAAGGAGCAGTTGCTGGTGGTCATTTACACGAAACAACCACTTCAGTTCAG ACAGCTTTACTAAACCGCCTGGAGCGAATTTTCGAAGCATGTTTTCCTTCCATATTTGTCCCTGATACTGAAGAAGAAGTTACTTCCCTGAAGCACTTGCTGGAAACAAGCACCTTGCCAATAAAAACAAGAGAGGCCTTAGCTGAAAGTGG GGAACTGCTGGATGTGTGGACCGAGCTACAGGATGTCCATGATGCACATGGCTTGAGATATCAGTGGGGTGGCTCCCATAGCAACAAGAAACTTTTATGCTCCCTGGGCATAGACACCCGAAACATT CTCTTCACGGGCAATAAGAAGCAACCTGTTATAGTGCCCATGTATGCAGCAGGATTG GGTATGTTAGAGCCCACCAAGGAACCACTGAAACCACTATCTGCTGCAGAAAAAATCGCTTCCATCGGTCAGACCACCACTATGTCACCAGAAATGAACACATGTACATCTGACCAATTCCAG